A DNA window from Geovibrio ferrireducens contains the following coding sequences:
- a CDS encoding SLAC1 anion channel family protein, which yields MSATAADALSGSRLRFFPITLFATVMGLTGLAIAFLRFDHIMHTRTYAGGFLLAAVTVWFVFLLFTYALKFYRYPDEVREEFRHPVRINFFPTVSISMLLLSIGYDGVYQPLSSALWHIGALVHISFTFVILNIWFFSDFKVQTKNPAWFIPVVGNILVPVAGVTHANSEISWFFFSVGIILWIVLFSIVFYRLIFHEQLMVKFLPTLFILIAPPAVGFLAYTKLTGGLDSFARILYYFGLFTAFMLFSMFRHFRKVPFFVSWWAYTFPMDALTISTLLMYKLTGYGLFRWMSVLFLSMTVAVILTVVYKTITAAVNGKVCVPE from the coding sequence ATGTCAGCAACCGCAGCAGATGCACTTTCCGGCAGCAGGCTCAGGTTTTTCCCCATAACACTTTTTGCAACGGTGATGGGGCTTACAGGCCTTGCCATAGCTTTTCTGAGATTTGACCACATAATGCACACCCGGACATACGCAGGCGGATTTCTGCTTGCCGCTGTGACGGTGTGGTTTGTGTTTCTTCTTTTTACCTATGCTCTCAAATTTTACCGCTACCCGGATGAGGTAAGGGAGGAGTTCCGGCATCCGGTGAGGATAAATTTCTTCCCCACTGTTTCCATCTCCATGCTTCTGTTAAGCATAGGATATGACGGAGTTTACCAGCCGCTGTCATCGGCCCTGTGGCACATAGGGGCTCTGGTGCACATAAGCTTCACATTTGTCATACTGAATATCTGGTTTTTCAGCGATTTTAAGGTTCAGACCAAAAATCCGGCATGGTTTATCCCTGTGGTGGGAAACATACTCGTGCCTGTGGCGGGTGTTACGCATGCAAATTCTGAAATAAGCTGGTTCTTCTTTTCTGTGGGTATAATACTCTGGATAGTGCTGTTTTCTATTGTGTTCTACAGGCTGATTTTTCACGAACAGCTTATGGTCAAGTTTCTGCCGACTCTGTTCATACTGATCGCACCGCCCGCAGTGGGCTTTCTTGCATATACCAAGCTGACGGGAGGTCTGGATTCCTTCGCCCGTATTCTTTACTACTTCGGTCTGTTCACAGCATTCATGCTTTTCAGCATGTTCCGCCATTTCAGGAAGGTTCCGTTCTTCGTTTCATGGTGGGCGTACACCTTCCCCATGGACGCACTGACGATCTCCACACTCCTGATGTATAAACTGACAGGTTACGGGCTTTTCAGATGGATGTCCGTGCTGTTCCTCTCCATGACTGTGGCGGTGATACTCACTGTGGTTTACAAAACAATCACGGCGGCTGTTAATGGCAAGGTTTGTGTACCGGAATAA